The following proteins come from a genomic window of Ailuropoda melanoleuca isolate Jingjing chromosome 2, ASM200744v2, whole genome shotgun sequence:
- the SERPINE2 gene encoding glia-derived nexin encodes MNWHFPFFLVATVTLPCVCSQFNPLSLEELGSNTGIQVFNQIVRSRPHDNVVVSPHGIASALGMLQLGADGRTKKQLTTVMRYSVNGVGKVLKKINKAISSKKNKDIVTVANAVFVNNGLKMEVPFVTRNKDMFQCEVQNVSFEDPASACDSINVWVKNETRGMIDSLLSPSLINGELTRLVLVNAVYFKGLWKSRFQPENTKKRTFVAADGKSYQVPMLAQLSVFRCGSTSTPNDLWYNFIELPYHGESISMLIALPTESSTPLSAIIPHISTKTIDSWMSTMVPKRVQVILPKFTAVAQTDLKEPLKALGITEMFDPSKANFAKITRSENLHVSHILQKAKIEVSEDGTKASAATTAILIARSSPPWFIVDRPFLFFIRHNPTGAVLFMGQIYKP; translated from the exons ATGAATTGgcattttcccttcttccttgtgGCCACAGTGACGTTGCCCTGCGTGTGCTCCCAGTTCAACCCCCTGTCTCTGGAGGAACTAGGCTCCAACACAGGAATCCAGGTTTTCAATCAGATCGTCCGATCCCGGCCTCATGACAACGTGGTCGTGTCTCCCCATGGGATCGCGTCTGCGCTGGGTATGCTTCAGCTGGGAGCCGATGGCAGGACCAAGAAGCAGCTCACCACGGTGATGAGATACAGCGTGAACG GAGTCGGTAAAGTGTTAAAGAAGATCAACAAGGCCATCAGCTCCAAGAAGAACAAAGACATTGTCACCGTGGCCAATGCAGTGTTCGTGAATAACGGCCTCAAGATGGAGGTGCCTTTTGTCACCCGGAACAAAGACATGTTTCAGTGTGAAGTCCAGAATGTGAGCTTTGAGGATCCAGCCTCCGCCTGCGATTCCATCAATGTGTGGGTAAAGAACGAAACCAGGG GTATGATCGACAGCCTGCTCTCCCCCAGTCTCATCAACGGTGAGCTCACCAGACTGGTCCTCGTCAATGCCGTGTATTTTAAGGGTTTGTGGAAATCACGGTTCCAACCCGAGAACACAAAGAAACGTACATTTGTGGCAGCCGATGGGAAGTCCTATCAAGTGCCCATGCTAGCCCAGCTCTCCGTGTTCCGATGCG GGTCCACGAGCACCCCCAACGATTTATGGTACAACTTCATTGAACTGCCCTACCACGGGGAAAGCATCAGCATGCTGATCGCCTTGCCAACTGAGAGCTCCACCCCGTTGTCGGCCATCATCCCTCACATCAGCACCAAGACCATAGACAGCTGGATGAGCACCATGGTGCCCAAGAGGGTGCAGGTCATCTTGCCCAA GTTCACAGCCGTTGCACAAACAGACCTGAAGGAGCCGCTGAAAGCTCTTGGCATCACTGAGATGTTTGATCCATCAAAAgcaaattttgcaaaaataacaA GGTCAGAAAACCTGCACGTTTCTCACATCTTGCAGAAAGCAAAAATTGAAGTCAGCGAAGATGGAACCAAAGCTTCAGCAGCAACAA cTGCGATCCTAATTGCAAGGTCGTCACCTCCGTGGTTTATAGTAGACAgaccttttctatttttcatccGACATAATCCTACAG GTGCTGTCTTATTCATGGGGCAGATATACAAACCCTGA